One Acinetobacter colistiniresistens DNA segment encodes these proteins:
- the rplU gene encoding 50S ribosomal protein L21 — MYAVIQSGGKQHRVVEGETLKVELLKAETGATITFDDVLMVVNGDNIQIGAPVVAGAKVTAEVVGHGRHDKIRIIKMRRRKHYRKQQGHRQWFTELKITGIAG, encoded by the coding sequence ATGTACGCAGTAATCCAAAGCGGTGGTAAACAGCACCGTGTTGTTGAGGGTGAAACCCTTAAAGTAGAATTATTGAAAGCTGAAACTGGCGCGACTATTACGTTTGATGACGTATTAATGGTTGTTAACGGTGACAACATTCAAATCGGTGCTCCAGTTGTAGCTGGCGCAAAAGTAACTGCAGAAGTAGTTGGCCATGGTCGTCACGACAAAATCCGCATCATCAAAATGCGTCGTCGTAAACACTACCGTAAGCAACAAGGTCACCGTCAATGGTTTACCGAGTTGAAAATTACTGGTATCGCAGGCTAA
- the rpmA gene encoding 50S ribosomal protein L27 encodes MATKKAGGSTKNGRDSNPKMLGVKVYGGQTVTAGNIIVRQRGTEFHAGANVGMGRDHTLFATADGVVKFEVKGQFGRRYVTVEA; translated from the coding sequence ATGGCAACTAAAAAAGCCGGTGGATCGACGAAGAACGGTCGTGATTCGAATCCTAAGATGTTAGGTGTTAAAGTTTACGGTGGTCAAACTGTAACTGCTGGTAACATCATCGTTCGTCAACGTGGTACAGAATTCCACGCTGGTGCAAATGTTGGTATGGGCCGTGACCATACTTTATTTGCTACTGCTGACGGCGTAGTAAAATTTGAAGTGAAAGGTCAATTTGGCCGTCGCTATGTAACTGTTGAAGCTTAA
- a CDS encoding pirin family protein — translation MKSLAFIHRNDTRFAIGDFYPALSVFSYQELGNTTSPFLLLDHLGPGRLAPKSSKKGVNEHPHRGFETVTFVFAGELQHQDSTGQGGIIGQGDVQWMTAASGIQHTEHFSPAFRERGGYFEMLQLWVNLPAKDKMSPPRYQSLLNHTIPKVPLEQDAGYVRIVAGQFQNIQGIAQTFSPMQVLDVHLNKGHPLILPAQHGDSTLIYLRKGKLQFTEHEDILEEQALAVMSSFDTDVSITALEHSDLLFLSAPSLQEPINGHGFFVMNSYAEILQAYEDLKRGAFGKS, via the coding sequence ATGAAAAGTCTTGCCTTTATCCACCGCAATGACACTCGATTTGCGATTGGTGATTTTTATCCAGCTCTTTCCGTGTTCTCTTATCAAGAGCTGGGCAATACCACCTCCCCCTTTTTATTGCTAGATCACCTAGGGCCAGGGCGCTTGGCGCCAAAAAGCAGTAAAAAAGGCGTGAATGAACATCCACACCGTGGTTTTGAAACGGTGACATTTGTGTTTGCGGGCGAACTACAACACCAAGACTCAACCGGGCAAGGCGGAATCATCGGACAAGGTGATGTGCAATGGATGACTGCAGCCTCTGGCATTCAGCATACAGAACATTTTAGCCCTGCCTTTCGTGAACGGGGCGGATACTTTGAAATGCTGCAATTATGGGTCAACCTTCCCGCAAAAGATAAGATGTCTCCACCGCGTTATCAAAGTTTATTGAATCACACCATCCCTAAAGTACCACTCGAACAAGATGCAGGCTATGTGCGGATTGTGGCGGGACAGTTTCAAAATATTCAGGGCATAGCACAAACATTTAGCCCGATGCAGGTCTTAGACGTTCATTTAAATAAAGGGCATCCGTTAATACTTCCTGCCCAGCATGGCGACAGCACTTTAATTTATCTCCGTAAAGGTAAGCTTCAATTCACTGAACATGAAGACATTTTGGAAGAACAAGCCTTAGCGGTAATGTCGAGCTTTGATACCGATGTTTCAATTACGGCATTAGAGCATAGTGATCTGCTATTTTTATCTGCGCCATCTTTGCAGGAGCCAATCAATGGACATGGCTTTTTTGTGATGAACAGTTATGCGGAAATTTTACAGGCCTATGAGGATTTAAAACGCGGGGCTTTTGGGAAATCTTAA
- the lolA gene encoding outer membrane lipoprotein chaperone LolA: protein MNFVKKMAYAATLSAMTLAPVVSSQVFAAPVAASAQQATTSLVQQLSGLQRFTADFEQTTKVATSNKAVQKKGLTAQHMNQAFKGTMKVERPGKFYWETTSPAKQTIVTTGKVVWIYDPDLQQAVRQSLDDQIANTPALLLSGNTNQIMQTYRVTQPDRTKLYYTLYPKQEDGAFQSLTISFGANKAPNLMVLQDSLGQTTYVRFSNLKVNQPIPASVFNFTPPKGTDIIDQ from the coding sequence ATGAATTTCGTAAAAAAAATGGCTTATGCTGCAACGTTAAGTGCAATGACACTTGCTCCTGTTGTGAGTAGTCAGGTCTTCGCTGCACCAGTTGCTGCATCGGCCCAGCAAGCCACGACCAGTTTGGTTCAACAGCTATCTGGCTTGCAACGATTCACCGCAGATTTTGAACAAACCACAAAAGTGGCAACCAGTAATAAAGCAGTACAAAAAAAGGGTTTAACTGCTCAACATATGAATCAGGCTTTTAAGGGGACGATGAAAGTTGAACGTCCCGGAAAGTTCTATTGGGAGACCACGAGTCCAGCAAAACAAACGATCGTGACTACAGGTAAAGTGGTGTGGATTTATGATCCAGACTTACAGCAAGCGGTACGTCAAAGTCTGGATGACCAAATTGCCAATACGCCTGCATTGTTGTTATCAGGTAATACCAATCAGATCATGCAAACATATCGTGTGACTCAGCCTGACCGCACCAAGTTGTATTACACCTTGTATCCAAAACAGGAAGATGGGGCTTTCCAAAGTCTGACCATTAGTTTTGGAGCGAATAAAGCGCCCAACTTGATGGTATTACAGGACTCTTTAGGTCAGACCACTTATGTGCGTTTTAGCAACCTGAAAGTGAATCAGCCGATTCCAGCTTCGGTGTTTAATTTTACCCCACCTAAAGGCACCGATATTATTGATCAGTAA
- a CDS encoding RsiV family protein, whose translation MTMKTSQLSKMIPLLPILTVVALAGCQPKKDSSATTEKVDIPLIHAKVMAVKLPKQKVCLEDGCTTYDLQTVETNQKWIDDYFVNRMKKAEPNAFSNIADQKVKVPADEPSQSESSTYVRFIGQNYNLATFAIQTYSYSAGAAHGMSHQEFVNFDLSNKKHITVSELLKPDMNTKLRDELYASNQNWLEDHSIKKEQLQISDNYYYGVNGIVFVYPLYELASYAEGMSELTLPYYAAKQFVKAEYLPSLPKDPN comes from the coding sequence ATGACGATGAAGACTTCACAATTATCAAAAATGATTCCACTGCTCCCAATTCTGACAGTTGTTGCACTTGCGGGTTGCCAACCCAAAAAGGACAGTTCAGCGACAACGGAAAAAGTGGATATTCCATTGATTCATGCAAAAGTCATGGCGGTTAAACTGCCAAAACAAAAAGTGTGTCTGGAGGATGGCTGTACCACTTATGATTTACAAACAGTTGAAACCAATCAGAAATGGATTGATGACTATTTCGTAAACCGGATGAAAAAGGCCGAGCCAAATGCATTTTCCAATATTGCGGATCAAAAAGTAAAAGTTCCAGCGGATGAGCCATCGCAAAGTGAAAGCAGTACTTATGTGCGTTTTATTGGGCAAAACTATAATCTAGCGACTTTTGCGATTCAGACTTATTCCTATTCTGCGGGGGCGGCACATGGTATGTCACATCAAGAATTTGTGAATTTTGATTTGAGCAATAAAAAACATATCACGGTCAGTGAATTGCTCAAGCCTGATATGAATACCAAACTGCGTGATGAACTGTATGCATCCAATCAAAACTGGCTCGAAGACCATAGCATCAAGAAAGAGCAACTCCAGATCAGCGATAACTATTATTATGGTGTGAATGGTATCGTATTTGTTTATCCGCTGTATGAACTGGCGTCCTATGCTGAAGGCATGAGTGAATTGACGTTACCATATTATGCTGCCAAACAGTTTGTGAAGGCGGAATATTTACCGAGCCTGCCTAAAGATCCAAACTAG
- the serS gene encoding serine--tRNA ligase gives MIDPKLLRNNIEAVNAALAKRGIQLNVQEWADLEARRKDLQSKAENLQAERNAGAKQVGQIKKSGGDASEIMARMAAIGDEIKAAEVALAELQAELEQKSLAIPNLPDESVPFGKDESDNLEILKWGTPRQFDFEIKDHTDLGEMMGGLEFETATKLTGSRFSVLKGPLARLQRALAQFMLDTHTLKNGYTEAYVPYLVNADSLRGTGQLPKFEEDLFKLQGEKEYYLIPTAEVPVTNFVRDEIIDADRLPLKYSAHTPCFRSEAGSYGRDTRGLIRQHQFDKVEMVQIVKPEHSMQALEELTAHAEGILQALGLPYRKILLCGGDMGFGAVKTYDLEVWVPSQDTYREISSCSNMGDFQARRMKARYRVDQKKIELVHTLNGSGLAVGRTLLAVMENYQRADGSIEIPEVLRPYMGGVSYID, from the coding sequence ATGATCGACCCAAAATTACTTAGAAATAATATCGAAGCGGTCAACGCTGCTTTGGCAAAACGTGGTATTCAGCTAAATGTGCAAGAGTGGGCTGATTTAGAAGCTCGCCGTAAAGATTTGCAATCCAAAGCTGAAAACTTGCAAGCTGAGCGTAATGCGGGTGCCAAGCAAGTCGGTCAAATCAAAAAGTCGGGTGGAGACGCTTCTGAAATCATGGCGCGTATGGCAGCCATTGGTGATGAGATTAAAGCTGCGGAAGTGGCTTTAGCTGAGTTGCAAGCCGAGCTTGAGCAAAAATCATTGGCGATTCCAAACTTGCCTGATGAATCTGTTCCCTTTGGTAAAGATGAAAGCGATAACCTTGAAATCTTAAAATGGGGCACACCACGTCAATTTGATTTCGAGATTAAAGATCATACCGACCTTGGTGAAATGATGGGTGGTCTGGAATTTGAAACTGCGACCAAATTAACAGGCTCACGTTTCAGTGTTTTGAAAGGTCCTTTGGCGCGTTTACAACGTGCTTTGGCTCAGTTCATGCTGGATACACATACGCTTAAAAATGGCTATACCGAAGCTTATGTCCCATATTTGGTCAATGCAGACAGCTTACGTGGTACAGGTCAACTGCCTAAGTTTGAAGAAGATTTATTCAAGCTACAAGGTGAAAAAGAGTATTACCTGATTCCAACGGCTGAAGTGCCAGTAACCAACTTCGTTCGTGACGAAATTATTGATGCTGATCGTTTACCACTGAAATATTCTGCACATACCCCATGTTTCCGTAGCGAAGCAGGTTCTTATGGTCGTGATACCCGTGGTTTGATTCGCCAACACCAATTCGACAAGGTCGAAATGGTGCAAATCGTGAAACCAGAGCACTCTATGCAGGCACTTGAAGAATTGACTGCACACGCAGAGGGTATTTTGCAGGCATTGGGCTTACCGTACCGTAAGATTTTGCTCTGTGGTGGTGACATGGGCTTTGGCGCAGTTAAAACCTATGACCTAGAAGTCTGGGTACCAAGCCAAGATACCTATCGTGAAATTTCAAGCTGCTCAAATATGGGCGATTTCCAAGCACGCCGTATGAAAGCACGCTACCGTGTCGATCAGAAGAAGATCGAATTGGTGCATACCTTGAATGGTTCAGGTTTAGCGGTGGGTCGTACCTTGCTTGCGGTGATGGAAAACTATCAACGTGCTGATGGTTCAATCGAGATTCCAGAAGTTTTACGTCCATATATGGGCGGTGTTAGCTATATCGACTAA
- the cysG gene encoding siroheme synthase CysG, whose amino-acid sequence MEIFPISLKLQQQRGLIVGGGHIAYRKASLLVKAGAIVDVIAPDILPELRQLVEQSTGQYIQAPFSENVLSMPYRLVIAATDQPEVNKSVFEQCEQRHLLVNSVDDIPHCRFMVPAIIDRSPLVISVASNGASPVLSRQLRTQIETIVPHGMGKLAEFSGQWRKQVKAKIANPDERRVFWENLYASPLKEQVFNDNIDVANDLIEQALTEWTAPKGEVYLVGAGPGDPELLTLKALRLMQQADVVIYDRLVSAPILDLCRRDAEKIYVGKARSNHSVPQDGINALLVDYAQQGKRVCRLKGGDPFIFGRGGEEIQELVEANVTFQVVPGITAASGCSAYAGIPLTHRDYAQSVRFLTGHLKEGSPELPWNELVYENQTLVLYMGLVGLERICEQLIAHGQRPSMPVALISKGTTPEQKVVVGTLADIATKVSEHQIVAPTLTIIGEVVSLREQLKWQSLPTSL is encoded by the coding sequence GTGGAAATTTTCCCAATCTCTTTAAAGTTGCAGCAGCAACGTGGTCTGATTGTGGGTGGTGGGCATATTGCCTACCGCAAAGCAAGCCTGCTCGTCAAAGCTGGTGCAATCGTCGATGTGATTGCACCAGACATCCTTCCTGAATTACGCCAACTGGTTGAGCAATCGACAGGGCAATATATTCAAGCGCCTTTTTCTGAAAATGTTTTGTCAATGCCTTATCGCTTGGTGATTGCTGCGACAGATCAGCCCGAAGTCAATAAAAGTGTATTTGAACAGTGTGAACAGCGTCATCTGCTGGTGAATAGTGTTGATGATATTCCGCATTGTCGCTTTATGGTGCCTGCGATTATTGATCGCTCGCCCTTGGTAATCTCGGTGGCTTCCAATGGCGCATCACCCGTGTTATCCAGACAGCTACGTACTCAGATCGAAACCATTGTGCCGCATGGTATGGGCAAATTGGCTGAATTTTCAGGCCAGTGGCGTAAGCAAGTCAAAGCCAAAATTGCCAATCCAGACGAACGCCGTGTCTTCTGGGAAAACCTGTATGCCAGCCCGCTGAAAGAACAGGTTTTCAATGATAATATCGATGTAGCCAATGATCTGATTGAGCAGGCTTTAACAGAATGGACTGCGCCGAAAGGTGAGGTGTATCTGGTGGGAGCAGGGCCGGGTGATCCAGAACTGCTGACTTTAAAAGCCTTACGTTTGATGCAACAAGCCGATGTGGTGATTTATGACCGTTTGGTGTCAGCACCGATTCTAGATTTGTGTCGCCGTGATGCTGAAAAGATTTATGTGGGTAAAGCACGTTCTAATCATTCTGTTCCACAAGATGGTATCAACGCCTTATTGGTAGATTATGCGCAACAAGGTAAACGTGTATGCCGCTTAAAAGGTGGTGATCCTTTTATCTTTGGGCGTGGTGGAGAGGAAATTCAAGAGTTGGTGGAAGCCAATGTGACGTTCCAAGTTGTGCCGGGGATTACCGCAGCTTCAGGTTGTTCGGCTTATGCGGGTATTCCACTAACGCATCGTGATTATGCGCAAAGTGTGCGTTTCCTGACAGGGCATTTAAAAGAAGGCTCACCTGAGTTACCTTGGAATGAACTGGTTTACGAAAACCAAACTTTAGTCCTTTATATGGGACTGGTCGGTTTGGAACGTATTTGTGAGCAATTGATAGCCCATGGCCAGCGTCCAAGCATGCCTGTGGCCTTAATTTCCAAAGGTACTACCCCTGAGCAAAAAGTGGTGGTAGGTACATTGGCAGACATCGCAACCAAAGTATCTGAACATCAGATCGTGGCGCCGACTTTAACCATTATTGGTGAAGTGGTGAGTCTACGTGAACAGTTAAAATGGCAATCCCTCCCAACCTCCCTTTAA
- a CDS encoding tRNA (cytidine(34)-2'-O)-methyltransferase, which produces MIHVVLYEPEIPANTGNIIRLCANTGAQLHLVKPLGFELDDKKLKRAGLDYHEWARMQIWDNIELCLADLKTKGVEHVFPLTTKGTATPQTVNLNRPVALLMGPETRGLPEQVRLMFPQEQWIRLPMAENSRSLNLSNATAVIVYEAWRQQGFKQL; this is translated from the coding sequence GTGATTCATGTCGTTCTATATGAGCCTGAGATTCCAGCGAATACAGGTAATATCATTCGTTTATGTGCCAATACAGGTGCGCAGCTACATTTAGTCAAACCATTGGGTTTTGAGCTGGATGATAAGAAGTTGAAGCGTGCAGGTCTGGATTACCACGAGTGGGCGAGAATGCAAATCTGGGACAATATCGAACTTTGTCTTGCCGACTTAAAAACCAAAGGCGTTGAGCATGTCTTTCCGCTTACCACCAAAGGGACAGCGACACCGCAAACGGTTAATCTGAATCGCCCAGTTGCTTTGTTGATGGGGCCTGAAACCCGTGGTCTGCCAGAGCAGGTGCGTTTGATGTTCCCGCAAGAGCAATGGATTCGTTTGCCGATGGCGGAAAATTCAAGAAGCTTAAACCTTTCGAATGCAACTGCCGTGATTGTCTATGAAGCGTGGCGACAACAGGGGTTTAAACAACTCTAG
- a CDS encoding VOC family protein encodes MYPQPLIAVADVEKTSLWYQTVLGLKSGHGGGEYEQLLFGQCMVLQLHQWQAHDHSHIGDPKRVVGNGVLLWFESTQFDEIAENLQTHQAEILEGPKYNPNAHHREIWFKDLNGYTLVVASPYGDL; translated from the coding sequence ATGTACCCACAGCCTTTGATTGCGGTAGCCGATGTTGAGAAAACCAGCCTGTGGTATCAAACGGTACTGGGTTTAAAGAGCGGACATGGTGGCGGAGAATATGAACAATTGCTGTTTGGGCAGTGCATGGTGCTGCAATTGCATCAATGGCAAGCCCATGACCACTCACATATCGGAGACCCGAAACGGGTAGTTGGTAACGGCGTTTTACTTTGGTTTGAAAGTACTCAATTTGATGAGATTGCAGAGAATTTACAAACCCATCAAGCCGAAATTTTAGAAGGCCCCAAATACAACCCCAATGCACATCACCGGGAGATTTGGTTTAAAGATCTGAATGGTTATACGTTGGTTGTGGCCAGCCCGTATGGTGATCTCTAA
- a CDS encoding winged helix-turn-helix transcriptional regulator: protein MNQALKYDIYQQHCPARLFFEKIADKWVLLIINTLARDTQHFNLLKKSIQGISPKVLSQKLKMLERDGFIQRQVQDTAPIRVDYSLTPLGLEVAEMAYQLKDWAESNIEQVIYAQQRFDTIQQQQFE, encoded by the coding sequence ATGAATCAGGCATTAAAATATGATATTTATCAACAACATTGTCCTGCTCGTTTATTTTTTGAAAAAATTGCAGACAAATGGGTTTTGTTGATTATCAATACACTCGCCCGAGATACCCAACATTTCAATTTACTCAAAAAGAGCATTCAAGGCATCTCACCTAAAGTATTGTCCCAGAAACTAAAAATGCTGGAACGTGATGGCTTTATTCAAAGACAAGTACAAGATACGGCACCGATTCGGGTTGATTATTCACTCACACCACTCGGTCTGGAAGTTGCAGAAATGGCGTACCAACTCAAAGATTGGGCTGAAAGTAACATCGAACAAGTAATATACGCTCAACAACGTTTTGATACGATACAGCAACAACAATTCGAATAA
- a CDS encoding flavodoxin family protein — translation MTKIAVVYFSGYGHTKVVAETFAGAIDAALIEIDQNGEITEQDWQTLNDAQGIVFGAPTYMAATPWQFKKFADASSKIWFTRGWQDKVFAGFTNSASLNGDKQVTLIQLQTLASQHGGIWVSLGLLPANTKDAKREDVNNLGGSVGLLVQSPSDASTDEIPTGDLETAKLYAKRVKSIVEKLHG, via the coding sequence ATGACAAAAATTGCGGTTGTATATTTCTCTGGCTATGGCCATACCAAAGTGGTTGCTGAAACTTTTGCAGGTGCGATTGATGCCGCTTTGATTGAAATTGATCAGAATGGTGAGATCACAGAGCAAGACTGGCAGACTTTAAATGATGCGCAGGGTATTGTTTTTGGCGCACCGACGTATATGGCGGCAACGCCTTGGCAATTTAAGAAATTTGCCGATGCATCTTCAAAAATCTGGTTTACCCGTGGTTGGCAAGATAAAGTCTTTGCAGGTTTTACAAACAGCGCGAGTTTGAATGGTGATAAGCAAGTGACCTTGATTCAATTACAAACCTTGGCCTCTCAGCATGGTGGTATTTGGGTGAGTTTGGGGTTATTACCAGCCAATACCAAAGATGCAAAACGTGAAGATGTAAACAACTTAGGTGGCTCGGTTGGATTGCTGGTTCAGTCACCATCGGATGCGAGTACCGATGAGATTCCGACAGGGGACTTGGAAACAGCGAAACTTTATGCAAAACGTGTGAAGTCGATTGTTGAAAAATTGCATGGTTGA
- a CDS encoding APC family permease, with the protein MTNLSGTQPTAKLQKNLVLWHIIIIGLAYIQPLTLFDTFGLVSERSGGHVPTSYIFALVAILLTSISYGHMIRRYPSSGSAYTYAQKSIHPNVGFMVGWSSWLDYLLSPLVNIILADIYLRALFPEVNNWIWVIGLTVLMTVINLFGARFVARFNSTIVVIQLGVIFYFVYQVYILLTQGVYADGTLNPDKAELWSLAPFWNEVTSVGALIAGATVLCFSFTGFDALSSLAEETKDAEKTLPRAIFTTALLAGIIFIVSTYFIQLYFPSNPTTYFNPLDESQPVMVAAIGSLAFKTMVLYFAVVAVMASGISAHAGVSRLMYVMGRDGVINKKLFGHISPRLHTPTYNILIVGVVALSAGFLDLEHIVNLISFGALTAFSFVNFSVISRYALRDGKNKTPKDIISYIIIPTLGFASVFMMWLEIDKLALQIGLAWAVIGVGYLAYKTKGFKYNAPQHNEFDDRH; encoded by the coding sequence TTGACAAATTTATCTGGGACTCAACCAACAGCGAAGCTTCAAAAGAATCTTGTGCTTTGGCACATCATCATTATTGGCTTAGCTTATATTCAACCATTAACTTTATTTGATACATTTGGTTTAGTATCTGAACGAAGTGGTGGTCATGTACCGACTTCCTACATATTTGCCTTAGTTGCAATTCTTTTAACGTCGATCAGTTATGGTCATATGATTCGTCGTTATCCGTCTTCTGGTTCTGCATATACTTACGCCCAAAAGTCGATTCACCCTAATGTTGGTTTTATGGTGGGTTGGTCTTCATGGTTAGATTATTTGCTCTCTCCTCTGGTGAATATCATTCTTGCCGATATTTATTTGAGAGCACTCTTCCCAGAAGTAAATAACTGGATTTGGGTAATTGGTTTAACCGTTCTGATGACGGTGATCAACCTGTTTGGTGCACGTTTTGTCGCGCGTTTTAACAGTACCATTGTCGTAATCCAGCTCGGTGTCATTTTCTACTTTGTGTATCAGGTCTATATCCTACTTACACAAGGTGTGTATGCCGATGGCACACTCAATCCAGACAAAGCTGAGTTATGGTCGCTTGCGCCATTCTGGAATGAAGTGACCTCTGTCGGGGCGTTAATTGCAGGTGCGACCGTACTCTGCTTCTCGTTTACCGGGTTTGATGCGCTTTCTTCACTGGCAGAAGAAACCAAAGATGCTGAAAAAACCTTGCCACGTGCAATTTTCACCACAGCATTACTTGCGGGTATCATCTTCATTGTCAGCACCTACTTTATTCAGCTTTACTTCCCAAGTAATCCGACGACCTATTTCAACCCACTGGATGAGTCTCAACCAGTCATGGTTGCAGCCATTGGTAGTCTGGCATTTAAGACTATGGTGCTCTACTTTGCAGTGGTAGCAGTGATGGCATCAGGTATTTCGGCACACGCAGGTGTATCACGCTTGATGTATGTGATGGGCCGTGATGGTGTAATCAATAAAAAATTATTCGGTCATATTAGCCCACGTTTACACACCCCAACTTACAACATCCTGATCGTTGGTGTTGTGGCTTTATCTGCAGGCTTCCTTGATCTTGAGCATATCGTGAACTTGATTAGCTTTGGTGCATTAACTGCATTTAGCTTTGTTAACTTCTCGGTGATTTCTCGCTATGCGTTGAGAGATGGCAAGAACAAGACACCAAAAGACATTATCAGCTATATCATTATCCCAACACTGGGTTTCGCCAGCGTGTTTATGATGTGGTTGGAAATTGACAAATTAGCTTTACAGATTGGTTTGGCTTGGGCCGTCATTGGTGTCGGTTATCTTGCCTACAAGACCAAAGGCTTCAAATACAATGCACCACAGCATAATGAATTTGATGACAGACACTAA
- a CDS encoding iron-containing alcohol dehydrogenase yields the protein MAKPYYEFFCPVKVIAGNAALEHIPFELATLGAKRPMVITDKGVRANGLLSPIEAAFSTTDAVIGAIFDDVPPDSSLEVVRLAAELYRKQKCDAIIAIGGGSVIDTSKATNILVSEGGDDLLQYSGAHNLPKPLKPFFVIPTTSGTGSEATMVAVVSDTQRNVKLAFASYYLMPHAAILDPRMTQTLPPHLTAMTGMDALTHCVEAYTCLAANPLSDAYASAGIKKISENLFKVLDNPSDVQGRLELAQASTMAGIAFSNSMVGLVHSLGHALGAVAHLPHGLCMNLFLPYVLDYNKEINGDKIGELLLPLAGADIYAQTPANLRADKAIATILAMRDRLFSLTKLPRTLRETGKVTEAQLDEVADKALNDGSIIYNPKEANLQDIRAILQKAW from the coding sequence ATGGCTAAGCCTTATTACGAGTTTTTCTGTCCTGTAAAAGTCATTGCTGGTAACGCTGCCTTAGAGCATATCCCATTTGAACTTGCGACGCTTGGTGCAAAACGCCCCATGGTCATTACTGATAAAGGTGTGCGTGCCAATGGTTTACTCAGCCCAATTGAAGCAGCATTCAGTACCACCGATGCGGTGATTGGTGCGATCTTTGATGATGTTCCACCCGATTCAAGCTTGGAAGTGGTTCGCTTAGCCGCAGAACTGTATCGCAAGCAAAAATGTGATGCGATCATTGCGATTGGTGGTGGTTCTGTCATCGACACCTCTAAAGCAACCAATATCTTGGTGTCTGAAGGTGGTGACGATTTATTGCAATATTCAGGGGCACATAACCTACCAAAACCACTAAAACCTTTCTTTGTGATCCCAACAACGTCTGGTACAGGCTCGGAAGCCACTATGGTTGCCGTAGTTTCGGATACACAACGTAATGTCAAACTGGCTTTTGCCTCTTATTACTTGATGCCACATGCCGCGATTCTTGATCCACGCATGACCCAAACTTTACCGCCACATCTGACTGCCATGACTGGCATGGATGCACTGACGCACTGTGTCGAAGCCTATACCTGCTTAGCTGCTAACCCGCTCAGTGATGCCTATGCCAGTGCAGGCATTAAAAAGATCAGCGAAAATCTGTTCAAAGTTCTAGACAATCCAAGCGATGTACAAGGTCGTTTAGAACTGGCTCAAGCTTCTACCATGGCAGGGATTGCGTTCTCGAATTCAATGGTCGGTTTAGTTCATTCATTGGGTCATGCATTGGGCGCAGTTGCACATTTACCCCACGGTTTATGCATGAACTTATTCCTGCCCTACGTGCTGGATTACAACAAAGAAATTAATGGCGACAAGATTGGTGAGTTACTGCTGCCACTCGCGGGTGCTGATATTTATGCTCAAACGCCAGCCAATTTACGTGCAGACAAAGCGATTGCCACAATTTTAGCGATGCGTGATCGTTTATTCAGCCTGACCAAATTGCCACGCACTTTACGTGAAACAGGTAAAGTCACTGAAGCACAACTGGATGAAGTGGCTGACAAGGCGCTGAATGATGGTTCCATCATTTACAATCCGAAAGAAGCAAACTTGCAGGACATTCGTGCAATCTTACAAAAAGCATGGTAA